The DNA region ctaactgtcgtagcattttccattaaactcttgtcaatttccgtttaattcaccattttgacatttCCACCCTTATTacgtgttggttgttgtctttataatttgtcctaaatcatttttatgctctcaaatatcCTCTCAAATGTTGTATCACCTTTTGTcattttgaatgaaaacaaaattattacaatatttgagtgcgttgatgaattaaacggtgaattaaacgtcgaaatggtgaattaaacatttgagagcataaaaatggtttaaggcaaattataaagacaacaaccaacacttaataagggtagaaacgtcgAAATGGTAAATCAAACGGGAGATTGATAataatttaacgaaaaatgctacggcagttagatagtgcataaactggatgctatcaTGTAAAAAAATCTTATAAGATTGTTACCATTGACgtttcattaaatttaattgctaccatgtagaattttcACATAATCTATCTTCTAATTGCGCATATGTTTTGTTACTCTCCTAATAAAAATTACATTCTCACCATGATAATACACTTATAAagttataatattatatgttattaatttgtGAGGTTGATTCAGTATAAAAATACACtgttttataaatgaaaattattccAAAGTAGAGAAACTCTGTAAGCTATTTTAGaccataataaaataaaaaaatgagaatcaaaatatatattagttggaGTAAGTATTATATTTTACTAAATAAAATTATGAGTTCATTCTCACTAAGCCTTTCAAAATGACATGAAAGCGAgctaatttttttctttctttctttctcttatttatttatttttatttaatcatttaccttttgttttaaaatgtctttatgaaattataaacaGACAAAAGTGTCAAAGTgactttttaattattgatgGAACAATCTATTTAATTAGTTAGAAGTCATTTAGGCTTTAgaaaaatgacataaaatttggatctttataaattaaataaaaattacgattaatttttatgaaaaactGACTTTTAAtagataattattttataaagttgaacttttaaattctaaattttcctttttaaaaaaatttggaaaCAAAGTGATATAAACCAAAACGTCACCGtttaaacaaaaccaaaaaaaaaagaacccttCCACCTATATAGACAATTCATACCGTCTTGACCCAAACCCTAGTCCTATTCTCCATCcccattttctctctcctctgtTCTCCATCTCCATCAATGGCGTCGCGAAGGTTCATACACTCTTTCGTTCGTTCTCTTCGTCGATCTTCAAGACCGTCTCTCTCTTCTCCCAGACCTTCCTCTTACCAACGTCCTTCATCTCGCGGCTACCTTCTCAACAGAGTCGCTGATTTTGCTACATCTTCTGCGGCTGCTCCCCAGCCTTCTTCTTCTCCGGCTAAATCTGGAAGTGCTGGTTCTGGAAAGATTACCGATGATTTCACCGGCAAAGGTGCAATTGGAAAGGTCTGTCAAGTTATTGGTGCTGTTGTGGATGTTCGATTTGATGAGGGTCTGCCCCCGATCTTGACAGCTCTTGAGGTCCTTGACAATCAAAATCGATTAGTTCTTGAGGTCGCTCAACATTTGGGAGAAAGTATGGTTAGAACTATTGCTATGGATGGTACTGAAGGTCTTGTTCGTGGTCAACCCGTTTTGAATACTGGATCTCCCATTACTGTAAGATCTCATTTTACCTTGAGTAGCTGGAAATCAATTTGTGTTTCAATTAGACTGGCGATCATTTTGTTTTAGGCTTTTGTAGATTTACATTTTCgattttggatctgattttggaTCGTTGGATCTGGTTGCATTTCTGTTGATTTTTAGGTGTTTGTTTTTGACTGGTCGGATTTAGAACTATTATTTCAATcgtatttttctttgttttgaacgaaaatttagatatttgtgtatttttattgttgatctGGTTATGAATTTGTCAACTTTCTGCATAAGTGCATAGATATTCGATCAATGAGCGTTGACTGAAGCGTCTTTCTTAATGAAAGGGTGTTTAACATGCTTTAAGCCGTGTTGTTTAGTTCTTTGTAATAGTACCTCCATTCtaatttacttgcaatatttcTAGCTGCACAATACACTACGTTGATCCAAAACAGTGTGGACAATGCAAATGTCCCCAGTATATTATTACGGAGGTAGGGGGTGTATTTTAAAAATGACTGTTGTCCAttattttgttggcttttggcCATTTGTTGGTTGGCTTTTGGCCATTTTTGTTGGTCATTTGGTAGATGTCTTTTAAGCTAAAATCTTTTCCCATTGACTCTTGGctctttaaaattttatcaaatatctcCTTGACCACCAACAAAAAATTAACTCTATCAGCCGCCGGTCAAATAAGCCAATTTAACCATCCAACGTGAAAAAGCCAATTTCCTTACAGGTCAGTATATGGAATTAAATATTTGCTTTTAGGCTAATAAATGAGTGTTACCTTTTAAGCAAAAGTAGCACAAAGAGAAATAGACTAGGACTATCTATAAAATGAACCTTACTGATCGTACCTAGTCATCATTATGTcaaatatatcattttcataGTTTTTGGTAAATCTACAATGGCTAGTTATCAAAACGATGGGTTTTTCCTAATAGGTTTTTTGCCTCTACCATTGGAAGTCgtgttaaaaagagttgtaTTGCTATGATCAGTCTTTTGGTATAGTTAGCATTCGGACATTGGCTTTCTAATGTGTTTTTATTGCTTTAATTCTTTGAGGATTAGGGTTTTAGTTATGTTGCTTGATCTCGATGTAGTTCAAGTTCAAATTATGCTATTTTTAAAGCATATTTTTCACGATATCTCAATTTGAAAGATGCACATTTTGCTAATAGATTCCTGTTGGAAGAGCTACCCTTGGTCGTATTATGAATGTTATTGGAGAGCCAATTGATGAAAGGGGAGAATTTAGTAAGTTGCTGACGACTTgcctttttgtaaattataatgATAGAGTTGTATTGTTAATTGTTGAGATTTGTGGTGACAAATGATGATGGCAGAGACCGACCACTATCTTCCTATTCACAGAGAGGCACCTGCATTTGTTGAACAAGCAACCGAACAGCAGATCCTTGTTACTGGAATTAAGGTGCATTTTTCTGTGAAATTTATATctcttcattgttcttttgtgaCATAATGGTGATTTATTGTTTGCAAGAGCCCATTTAAATGTTTCCTGCTTAATTTTGCCATCTCAAGGTTGTTGATCTTCTAGCTCCGTATCAAAGAGGAGGAAAGATTGGGCTGTTTGGAGGTGCTGGTGTCGGTAAAACTGTGCTTATTATGGAACTGATTAACAATGTTGCCAAAGCTCATGGTATCATGCCTTTTCCCTATAGGATCTATCGTTTGAGCTTCACGAGATTCCTAACTGTCAACATCTTGATTAGGTGGTTTCTCTGTGTTCGCTGGAGTTGGTGAGCGTACTCGTGAGGGTAATGACTTATACAGAGAAATGGTTGAGAGTGGTGTCATCAAGCTAGGTGACCAACAGGTCTGTCATGTTTTCACATTCTAGCTGGTTTAATTTGTCTGATGAGTGTTGGGTGTTAGTCACCTTTTGTCGTGCTTTTTGTCTTAGGCTGACAGCAAATGTGCCCTTGTGTACGGTCAAATGAATGAGCCTCCAGGTGCTCGTGCCCGTGTTGGACTTACTGGATTGACAGTTGCTGAGCACTTCCGTGATGCTGAGGGACAAGATGTGCTGCTCTTTATTGACAACATTTTCCGCTTTACCCAAGTATGATTTCTTGTGAAAGAACTTGTTCCATGTCTTATCATTGGCATTTGCTATGGGATGATACTTACAAGTCCTTCTAAAC from Amaranthus tricolor cultivar Red isolate AtriRed21 chromosome 3, ASM2621246v1, whole genome shotgun sequence includes:
- the LOC130807232 gene encoding ATP synthase subunit beta, mitochondrial-like — protein: MASRRFIHSFVRSLRRSSRPSLSSPRPSSYQRPSSRGYLLNRVADFATSSAAAPQPSSSPAKSGSAGSGKITDDFTGKGAIGKVCQVIGAVVDVRFDEGLPPILTALEVLDNQNRLVLEVAQHLGESMVRTIAMDGTEGLVRGQPVLNTGSPITIPVGRATLGRIMNVIGEPIDERGEFKTDHYLPIHREAPAFVEQATEQQILVTGIKVVDLLAPYQRGGKIGLFGGAGVGKTVLIMELINNVAKAHGGFSVFAGVGERTREGNDLYREMVESGVIKLGDQQADSKCALVYGQMNEPPGARARVGLTGLTVAEHFRDAEGQDVLLFIDNIFRFTQANSEVSALLGRIPSAVGYQPTLATDLGGLQERITTTKKGSITSVQAIYVPADDLTDPAPATTFAHLDATTVLSRQISELGIYPAVDPLDSTSRMLSPHILGEEHYNTARGVQKVLQNYKNLQDIIAILGMDELSEDDKLTVARARKIQRFLSQPFHVAEVFTGAPGKYVELKESITSFQGVLDGKYDDLSEQSFYMVGGIEEVIAKAEKIAKESAA